A stretch of DNA from Micromonospora sp. WMMD1155:
GGGCACCGGCCGGTGACGGGGGTGGCGGCGCGAGCAGGGCGGTGACCCGGCGGACCGCCAGGACGGCGAGCACACCGGCGATCAGCACCGGCAGTGAGATCTGGAGGCCGACCGCACGGAGACCGACGAGCAGCACCGCGACCAGCGCGGCGGCCCACCCGAGCATCCGCAGCACGGGGCCCGACCGGGAGCGGCGCTCCGGCGGACCGGACGGTGCCGCCTCCTCCTCGAACGCGAGCAGGTCGTCGATGCTGGTGCTGCTCACGGGGTCACCACCGTCGAGGTCAGCTCGCCGCGCAGGCGGCGCAACGCGGCGCGGGCCTGGTCGCGGGTGCGTTCGTCGACCGGGCGGGTGGCGTACCGGGCCTCCCGGTAGACGTGCGCGAACTCGGCCAGCACGTCGGCGCTGACGATCGCCGGCACGCCGGCCGCCGGGTCGCCGCGCAGCAGTCGGCTGACCAGGTCGGTGGGGGTGTCGCCGGCGAGCCGGGGCACTCCCGCCGCGGCGGCGGCCTCCTCCAGGCGCACCCAGCAGGCGATCACCGCCACCCGTGGGTCGGTGTCCCGGTCGTCCAACTCCACCAGGCCGGCGTCGAGGGCGGCGACCACCTCGCGGGCCGTGCCCTCGGCGGTACGTCGGGCCCGCTGCGTCGGCAGCGTCCGGGTGGTACGACGCAGCGCGCCCCGGATCAGCACCCAGGTCAGGTAGCCGAGAGCCGCGAGGATGGCCAGTCCGAGCAGGACCATCGCCACGGTCGCGATCCACTGCGGGATGTGCGCCTGGGTGGCCTCGCCGGCGTCGCGTGGCTCGACCGGGATGGACGCGGACGGCTCGACGGTCGGGTACTCGGGCACCCAGGGGACGTTCTCCGCGGCCGGCGGGATCCGGCTGGTCCCGAGCGACGAGTTGGCGGACGCCATCGCGGCGCCGCCGAGCAGCACGGCGACCGCGGCGACCGGCCACCACCGACGAAGCAGGCCGAGCGCCGGGCGCAACACACCGGTCTCGACGGCCGGTGACGGCGCGGGTGGGCGTGTTCCGTCTGTCATCGCCACCGCCCCACGCGTTCTCAGGCCACCCCGGCCAGCTGTTTTGCCTGGTCGAAGACGTCGTCCAGCATCTTTGGCGTCAACCGCCCGGTGAAGGTGTTCTGCTGGCTGACGTGGTAGCTGCCCAGCAGGTCCGGAGCGGCTGTGCCGGACCAGTGTGCCCCATGACCGAACGCCGGTCGCGGGCTGGGCGGGCGCAGCCCGTACACCTGACGGAGCACCGGCCACCACGCGGCCCAGGC
This window harbors:
- a CDS encoding DUF4129 domain-containing protein, with protein sequence MTDGTRPPAPSPAVETGVLRPALGLLRRWWPVAAVAVLLGGAAMASANSSLGTSRIPPAAENVPWVPEYPTVEPSASIPVEPRDAGEATQAHIPQWIATVAMVLLGLAILAALGYLTWVLIRGALRRTTRTLPTQRARRTAEGTAREVVAALDAGLVELDDRDTDPRVAVIACWVRLEEAAAAAGVPRLAGDTPTDLVSRLLRGDPAAGVPAIVSADVLAEFAHVYREARYATRPVDERTRDQARAALRRLRGELTSTVVTP